A genomic window from Chengkuizengella sediminis includes:
- a CDS encoding helix-turn-helix transcriptional regulator, which translates to MKNKVVEYRKKFDLSQDKLAEKIGVSRQTIISIEKGKYNPSLPLAMIIAEIFQSNVESIFILEDEDYK; encoded by the coding sequence TTGAAGAACAAAGTGGTTGAGTATAGAAAGAAATTTGATCTTTCGCAAGATAAGTTAGCAGAAAAGATAGGTGTATCAAGACAAACAATTATTTCAATTGAAAAAGGGAAATACAATCCATCACTTCCTCTAGCTATGATAATAGCTGAAATATTTCAATCAAATGTAGAAAGTATATTTATTTTAGAAGATGAAGATTATAAGTGA